The genomic stretch AAACttgtttcttccaaaatatccatagcatatttccgTTGAGAAATCATCAAACCATCTATAGATTGGgctacctcaatacccaagaaATAACGAAGCttaccaagatcttttgtctgaaATTGATTTGAGAGATGTTGCTTTAACTGGAGTATACCCTGCTGATCACTACCAgttatgacaatatcatctacatacacaataagataaatacaccCTTGGACTGAGTGACGATAAAAAAACAGAATGGTCTGGTTCACTACGGACCATACCAAATTGTTGTACTACAGTGCTGAATCTGCCAAACCAAGCTCTCGGAGAttgcttaagaccataaagagacATGTGTAACCTACACACCATATTCGATGACTCCTCCTGAGCAACAAATCCAGGTGGTTActccatatatacttcctcttcaagatcaccatgtaaaaaagcattttttatgtcaagttgatgaagaggcCAATGTCGAATGGATGCAATGGCTAGAAGAAGTCTAACAGATGTCATCTTGGCTACAGGCGAGAAGGTATCACTATAATCCAATCCAATATGAGTGTATCCTTTGGCTACCAAGCGAGCTTTAAATCGATCAATCTTACCATCTGGACCAACCTTCAATGTATAAATCCAACGACAACCTACTAAAGATCTCCCATGGGGTAGAGGAACCAGTTCCCAGGTACCACTGCTTTGAAGAGcacacatttcatcaatcattgCTTGCCTTCACTCAGGGTGAGACAATGCTTCACATGGAGTTTTAGGAATAGAAacagaagacaaagaagacaaacaagtatactacaaaggggaaagacgatgataacataaatcaatataatgTGGAGAAGGATTTCGTGTTTGACGTATACCTTTTCGAAGGGCAATCGGAAGATCGGACTCAGGTTGCAGGATCAGATCCGGTGATGTCGGAGGCATCGGAGGAGAGTCTGCAATGACCTCAAGGATAGGTATGACCTCAAGGACAGGTATGACCTCAGGGACAGGGATGACAGGCGTTGGGTGACGACGCTGATATGTTTGAAGTGGTCGAGAAGTGGGTGGGTCAGGAGCCCTAGACTGATGGGGGTAATGGTAGGCGGGACATTAATAACTACCGGAAAAGATGTGGGAGTACTTTCTTGAATGGGTTCTGGAGTTACGTGACTAGACTCGAAATATGGAACTGACTCGAAGAAGGTAACATCGGCCGATACTGGGTACCGTTGTAGAGTATGTTAATAACAACGATAACCTTTTTGGCATCGATGATAACTAAGAAAGACACACTTTAGTGATCGAGCTAAGAGTTTATCAAGACCAGGAGAGAGATTGTGTACAAAACATGTGGACCCAAAGACTCGGGGAGGAATTGGGTGAAGTGGGGAATTGGGAAAAAGGATTGAATGAGGAATTTTATTGTTAAGGACAGATGAGGGCATGCGATTTATAAGATAATATGTTGTTAGCACACCATCCCCCCAAAACCGAAGTGGAACATTACCATGGAGAAGTAGGGTCCGAGTGGTTTCTACAAGATGCCGATTTTTACGTTCCGCTACCccgttttgttgaggtgtgtgagGGCAAGATGTTTGATGGAGAATACCATTGCGTGACATGAAATTCTAAAATTGTTGGGATAAATATTCACGGGCATTGTCACTTCTTAAGGTACGGATAGACACACCGAATTGAGTTCTTATTTCTTGATAGAATTGTTCAACAATAGAAAATAATTCAGATCTATTCTTCATTAAAAATAACCACGTGCAAcgtgaaaaatcatcaataaaggtgacaaaatacctagactcaagagtagagacagtacgcgagggaccccaaacatcggtgtgaactaaagcaaaaggggACGAAGCTCGTTTATTGACTCGATTGGGAAACTGGCCACGAGTGTGTTTCCGTAGTTGACACGACTCACAATGTAAATTAGATACCTTCGATAAATTTGGCACCAACTTATGTAGTTTGGAAAGACTGGAATGACCTAACTGAACATGGATAGTGAGTGGAGAATCTTTGGCTGAGCATGTCTGAGATGACACAGAGAGGTAATAAAGGCCTTGAGACTCACATCCGACACCAATTGTTTGTCCCGAACTCCGATCCTGCAGGGTAACATTATTATTAGTGAAAGTGACACTACAATCAAGAGAACGAGTTAAACGACTGACTGAAAAtaaattaaatggacaattagGTACATAGAGGACAGAAGTAACCGAGAGAGAAGGTAGAATTCGAACAGTACCAATCCCTTCGGATCGGGTTTGAGAATCATTGGCAGAAGTTATAGTAGGTAAGAAACCGGATGTAGAGAGGGGAGATAAAAGATTTTTATTACCGGTAACATAATCAAACGCACCAAAATCAAAGACCTAagatccaagagaagatgattgAGAGAGACAAGCAGGTGAATTACCAATGTGTGCTACCGAAGCAGTAGAATCTAAGTTCTGATAATTCTGATACCACTTGAGGAAATCATCGTAGTTTGGCGTAAAGTTACGAGGAGTAGCCGTGAGTATCGGATCTGAAACAATTGCCCTATGGAGAGTGGAGCGGTTGAAAAATTGCCGGGATTGGCCGTCAGATGTGTTGTCACGTGCGGAGGTTTCTGCCGATGAAAAGTGGGGAACGGCTGGATCGGAAGAGGCGCTTCTACTGGTAGGTTACCGAAGAATTTTGAAAAGTGAGAGGCAAACCGGAGTGATGACACGGTTTGCAAAAAAAAACAGAGTGATGACACGGTTTGCAACAAAAGAAAAATCTCACCGGAAGACAGTGGGTCAACCGGGTAAAGCACGACGAAGAAAGAATTGCCTCTTAGCAGACTCTAGATACCATGTTGAAATACAAGAGACTgagagacatttgaataaactGTGTGTTTTGAAAAACATTACGGAGACTTTATTATAAAGAGAGATtataactaattacatgatatagtcgatgtgggactatttgatatacaaatattcttaatattatatttacaaatatcaacagAATATAACAACGCTTAAATACCAAATTTATTCGATATCAAGTCAACTGTTTAAGGATGAATTGGGATTCGAGAATTCATGATATCCTACTTATTTATTTATAATAAGTAGTGAATTCAAATTCCTCAATGAATATGAAACTCCGTTTTTTCTATGTCGatgaataactttttctatggatGTTTTATTCTTTAGAAGGTAAGAGAAAAGATAAAACtaaaaataaagtattaaattgAATTATTAATCCATATTCAAGTTTGAAACTCATGTAATTAACCTCTTTTCTTGTTATCTTGTTATTAACTTTATAGAAGATTAAAAGAATTAACTTATTATTAAGTCCATAGAAGATCAAAAGAATTGACCGTTGACCGTTGAGCTATCTTCATTGTTAAAAATATATTCGCTTAAATTTTTACACACATATTAAGAAACACAATAATACTGTCATAAGATATTACTCTTTTACTAACTTAACTATAACTTCGCCATATTAATTAATGTGTTAGAAGTAGTGTATCAAATAATAATTATATGACAATTGAAAAAAGAACATTCATATGATTAGAAAATGAGAATGACAGTTCTTTAAAAAAAGAATTTATTTATTAAAACGACAAATTTAAAGTGAAAAGAGTAGTACGCAAGAAGGAACTACAAAATGTGTGATCATAATCACTGTCTAATAAATAGAAATCTGAAATGCATATCGATAGAGATACATTTTTTATATTTATCTACGAGatacattttttttaaataaaatttaggtacaatttaattgaattgtacttaatatattaaaaaaaaatcattccGAGCACTTTACTATTCTCCGTTTCTTTTTAATTGTAGTTTGagtaaaaaaaattgttttttttaattgacgttttcaaaaaaatttaaaatttgagGTAACATTAATAGTCGTTTTGTCAAAATTACTCCTAATTACTTattaaaaagagaaaaaaaaataataaataattaaaaatattatagATAAAAAGACAATCATTATGTAAAAAATAAATCATTATTTAAAAAGTAGTAAAAATTATTAACTTTCTTAATATgcataaaaaaaattaaaaaagaacGGAGGGAGTATTTTACAAGAAAATTGATTTACTTTGtcaaaaaattatttttcaaagTTTATGTAATTTTTGTTGACAAAATATTAAATTTAGAGTCAAATGTGGGAAAAAAGATTTAAAGCTATCAAACAAAGGTTTAGAGGTATGAAAGTAGCTCTTTTGAGTGTTGACATTTTCATTCTCCTCATTTTAAGAGGCAATTTTCTCATAACAAAAGATAACAGTTATGAAGAGTCATTGTGATGGAAAGAAGATTTAAAGCTATAAACAAAGGTTTAGAGGTATGAAAATAGCTCTTTTGAGTCTTAGACATTTTCAATGTGTTCATTTTAAGAATTTTCTTATGGTGATTAACAAATAAAGCCAacataaattttaaaaatataataaaattgtTTTCGCAGTATAAACATTGTCTAAAATGCATTCAACTTATGTCATCAAAATATGAGGAAAGAGGTAAACCAAGttcattaaaaaaacaaaaaagcTGAATTGAgttaattttaaaaataaaatatattaaaaagAACAAAACCAAATATTATCATTTACAACTTGAAAACAATATTCATTTATAAGCCTCTCCAGGGTAACATATAGTTCATTTATATTCATGTAGCACTTTCATATATAAAACGTGTTATAACTCTTGAAGTTGTGGAAGAATATATTCACACCAAAAAATGTCAGTGATTTATTGACAGATTTATCACGATGGATCGGAACTCTGGATGTTATGTTTGGTTATTTTAGTACAATCAAATGGTCCAatctcttgatttttcttcaCCTGTAAACCATAATGAAACAAAGAAATAAGCCATATACAACAATACATCATCAAAATAAAAAGCATATAGTCACCATGAACGAATTGAGAAAGTAACATTAATAATATGCAACTTTCTGATTGAGATAACCCTATAAACACATTTGTGTATGAAACTTTACCAAAGTGATATCAATGGTTGAGAATGGAGATTGGGGGGCTTTGGTGAAATGAAAAAGGTTGATACAGGGCCAGTGAAAAGGCATTTGTAAAGGATGTGAAATTCCATAAATGTTCCAGTCAACCTAATTCTAATGGGTTATCTAATCACAAAAATACAAATATCAAATGCCTAGTTCTAGTATTTACTTTTTTGAAGTTAATAATTGAATTCATAGAAATTATACACGAACAAGTGAGATTGCAAAACAATCTTACGCTTTGAATTTGAATCAAATCTAGATACTGAAGAATGGACCTACCGGTGACCAAGGGTTCGGTTCATTCTGGACTTTGTCAGGAGGAGAGTTTTGTACAGCGCCACTCTTCATCATTAAAATCTCCTGCAGACGCAACAAATAAGATGAATCCAACATGGCAAAAATCACCACATTGCAAAGAACTAATTGCTTTATGTAAAGTCAGGAGCCTTAACCTtaaaaacaagtttgattccacTGCCATATGCAATTCAAACAATGCAAGTAAACATTTAACACAAACAATTACTAACAATTAGCTAACTTTGACAGTTTAAAAAATCAATGCAAACATACATAAACATAAATATTAAAAAGGGGGCGATGTTAAAGGCCAAAAAAATGGCAATGTAAGACTtcaaaacagaaaaacaagttGGCATGAAATACTTTGTCAGGAAAAGAAACTTAGTAATTAGGGATTAAAAGTATTGATGTTAGCTTAAGAAATTTGAGTCACCTCTCCAGCTGCTTCTATTGCAGCTAACCATTCCTCAGTAAAGGGAGCAACATTCAGTGGAGGCTTCGCTATCGGAACTTCCTGCTTGGTTTTAGTTGCATCTATTTCGCTGCCACTCACAAAATTAACATTGGTCACTCAATATGTAACGCTTCAAAACTGTCTTAGATTTAAAATGGAGGCTGCCAAAACATAGATGAACAAAAGTTATACAACAAAAATGATACTCACAGATGAATTATTTTGCCGTTGTCTTCTTCTGGAAAGTCGATTTTGTCTTTTGACTGACTTGCCATGTCAGTATTAGGAGACTTATCATTCTCAAAGACAGTAGTTACAGCTGCATCTGATAAACTTTCACTGTTCACTGAACCAACTTCATTACCTTGTAGGATTGTTTCAATGAAGATTGAATTATCTGAATCTAGTAACTTCGATTTTTCACTTAAAAGACATTGCTCCTCAGATTTCCAAGCAACTGCACTAGTAAAGGGGCCTTCACTCACTTGAATAGAAGAATCTAAATCAGCAGAAATAGCATTCCTATTGAGTTTCACTGAACTAACTTCGCTGCCTTCTGGGATTGTTGCGTTGAAGATTGAATTCTCTGAAGCTaataattttgatttttcacTTAAAAGACAGGGGCCTTCACTCACATCAATAGAAGAACCTAATTCAGCAGAAATAGCGTTCTCATTGAGTTTCATTGAACTAACTTCGCTGCCTTGTGGGATTGTTGCATTGAAGATTGAATTCTCTGAAGCTaataattttgatttttcacTTAAAAGACATGGATCTTCACTCACTTTAGTAGAAGAATCAAATTCAGCAGAAATAACATTCTCGAGTTGAATTTCAACTGAAGGAGATATATCTAATGAACCTTCTTCTGCACCGTTGATTTGCAAAAGTTCCACTTTTTCATCGACACCTTGATTTCCATCTTTGTTTACAAGCATATCTGAACTTAGTAACTTTGAATTTTCACTTAAACTACACTGCTTCTCACATATCAAAGAAACTGCAGTTGAAAAGGGATCTTCACTCACTTCAATAGAAGAGTCAAATTCAGAAGAAAAAAAGTTCATATTGAGTTGAGTTTCAACTAAAGGCAGTATATCCGACAAACCTTCTTCAGCATCATTGATTTGCAAAAGTTCAACCTTGTCTTCCACATCATGATTTCCATCTTCTGCACCATTGATTTGCAAGAGTTCCACCTTTTCATCCACATCATGATTTCCATCTTCTACATCGTTGATTTGCAAAAGTTCCACCTTTTCATCCACATCATTGATTTGCAAAAGTTCCACCTTTTCGTCCACATCACAATTTCCATCGTCTGCACCATTGATTTGCAACAGTTCCACCTTTTCATCCACATCATGATTTCCATCTTCTGCACCATTGATTTGCAAGAGTTCCACCTTTTCATCCACATCATGATTTCCATCTTCTGCACCATTGATTTGCAAGAGTTCCGCCTTTTCATCCACGTCATGATTTCCATCTTCTACATCATTGATTTGCAAAAGTTCCACCGTTTTATCCACATCATTAATTTGCAAAAGTTCCACCTTTTCATCCACATCATTGATTTGCAAAAGTTCCACCTTTTCATCCACATCACGATTTCCATCTTCTGCACCATTGATTTGCAAGAGTTCCACCTTTTTATCCACGTCATGATTTCCATCTTCTACATCATTGATTTGCAAAATTTCCACCTTTTCATCCACATCATTAATTTGCAAAAGTTCCACCTTTTCATCCACATCATTGATTTGCAAAAGTTCCACCTTTTCATCCAAATCACGATTTCCATCTTCTGCACCAATGATTTGCAAGAGTTCCACCTTTCCATCCACATCATGATTTCCATCTTCTACATCATTGATTTGCAAAATTTCCACCTTTTCATCCACATCATTGATTTGCAAATGTTCCACCTTTTCATCCACATCATTGATCTGCAAAAGATCCACATTTTCATCCAAATCACAATTTCCATCTTCTGCACCATTGATTCGCAAGAGTTCCACCTTTTCATCCACATCATGATTTCCATCTTCCACATCATTGATTTGCAAAAGTTCCACCTTTTCATCTACATTATTGATTTGCAAAAGTTCCACCTTTTCATCCACATCACGATTTTTATCTTCTGCACCATTGATTTGCAAAAGTTCCACCTTTTCATCCACATCACGATTTCCATCTTCCGCCCCGTTGATTTGCAAGAGTTCCACCTTTTCATCCACGTCATGATTTCCATCTTCTACATCATTGAGTTGCAAAAGTTCCACCTTTTCATCCACATCATTGATTTGCAAAAGTTCCACCATTTCGTCCACATCATTTATTTGCAAAAGTTCCACCTTTTCGTCCACATCACGATTTCCATCTTCTGCACCATTGATTTGCAAGAGTTCCACCTTTTCATCCACATCATGATTTTCATCTTCTACATCATTGATTTGCAAAAGTTCCACCTTTTCATCCACATCCTTGATTTGCAACACAACATGATTTCCATCTTCTACATCATTGATTTGCAAAAGTTCCACCTTTTCATCCACATCATGATTTCCATCTTCTACATCATTGATTTGCAAGAGTTCCATCTTTTCATCCACATCATTGATTTGCAAAAATTCCGCCTTTTCATCCACATCATTGATTTGCAGAAGTTCCACCTTTCCATCGACATCATGATTTCCCTCTATGTTTACAGACATATCTTCAATATGATGATTGGTAGCATTGTGCTCATTGCTATGGAACCCGCATCCTTCAAATGCATCCTCAACTAAATTTTGCTCCTTGATTTCTGTAGATGAAACAATAACTTTTGGCAGAAAGTCACTATCCAAGTGAACATCCTGGGAATTTACAGCAACAACAGCACTAGACTTTTGAAACCCAGGAAGATAGGAATCTTCATTTATGTTATTATCATCTGCCAATGAAGATGCTGAAACAGTTATACAATTTTCACTCAACCTATCCAATTCAAACTCCGGAGTTCTATCACGGATTGCTTTTGAGTCAATAACCTGGTCACATTCCTTATCCACTGGGCTTCTCAGGATGAAACCTAATTGATCATCTACAGGAAGCTGACAGTCTTTGATCTCAATTATTTTAGATTCATCCTCAGAAGCGTCATTGATTCCTAGTATGGAATTTTCAGGAGAACCTTTGGAAAATAAGCTCGTCACATGAACTGGCTGAGAACTGTTCATATCAGAGATATTTTCTTTTTCCGGTCCAATTTCTTCTACACCACTAGGATTTAGAGCCTTGGGTTGGTCTGCCTGTAACTGCTGACTAACTGCGTCTAAATTACTTTGGGTGGTTTTTTTGCAATTGATTATGAGACTCTCGTTCAATAAATGCCCCTGTGCATCTCCTTCATATCTACCAAATTCATCAGCACCACAATTTACCTGTTCAGTATTCTTACACGGGGTTCCTTGTTTAGATCCTTCGGGGACAGTTTTGCAAAAATCATCAAGGCTAGAATTTAAAAGTGCAGTCTTGGCACTCTTGTATCCCTTAAACTCTCCTGAAAACTCTGCCTGTAGTATCAAACTTTCCTTGAAAGGCGGAATGTCACCGGTGGGCCCTTTGATTTGATCATCTTCATCTTGTCCTATGGTATTCTGCACAGTATTAGAAGTTCTCTGCATGATAGGAAAGAGCGTAGACTGTGGTTCCTGATATGAAGACCGGTCCCCATTTGACGTAACATCATATAACTTGTTATCCAGAGTGTGGTCGGCCTCTTTCTCCAACTGCTCATGTGTCTGACTCTTTTTAAGAAGTTCATTCTCATGTGTAGGTATTACCATGTTCTCCATGCTAGAAATGATCTCATTTTCATGTAGTTCTCCTTGCTCCTTGGATTTTAAGATGACATCATCAAGAATGTTTTCAACCTCTGCTTGCTTACTTATTATTTCAAAAATCGAAGAATCACAATCCCCTTCTACACCAGGCATCTGCTTATTGTCTATTTGCACGATTGCTTCTGGCTTGACATCTGAAAGGCTTAATTCCTTAGTGTCTGACACTTTCTCCAGAGTGTGGTCAGCCTCTTTCTCCAACTGCTCATGTGTCTGACTCTTTGTAAGAAATTCCTTTTCATGTGTAGGTAATACCATGTTCTCCATGCTAGAAATGATCTCATTTTCATGTAGTTCTCCTTGTTCCTTGGATTTTAAGATAACATCATCAAGAATGTTTTCAACCTCTGCTTGCTTACTTATTATTTCAAAAACCGAAGAATCACAATCCACTTCTACACCAGCCATCTGCTTATTGTCTATTTGCACGATTGCTTCTGGCTTGACATCTGAAAGGCTTAATTCCTTAGTGTCTGACACTTTCTCCAGAGTGTGGTCAGCCTCTTTCTCCAACTGCTCATGTGTCTGACTCTTCGTAAGAAATTCCTTTTCATGTGTAGGTAATACCATGTTCTCCATGCTTGAAATGATCTCATTTTCATGTAGTTCTCCTTGCTCCTTAGATTTTAAGATGACATCATCAAGAATGTTTTCAACCTCTGCTTGCTTACTTATTATTTCAAAAACCGAAGAATCACAATCCACTTCTACACCAGCCATCTGCTTATTGTCTATTTGCATGATTGCTTCTGGCTTGACGTCTGAAAGGCTTAATTCCTTAGTGTCTGACACTTTCTCCAGAGTGTGGTCAGCCTCTTTCTCCAACTGCTCATGTGTCTGACTCTTTGTAAGAAATTCCTTTTCACGTGTAGGTAATACCATGTTCTCCATGCTAGAAATGATCTCATTTTCATGTAGTTCTCCTTGTTCCTTGGATTTTAAGATGACATCATCAAGAATGTTTTCAACCTCTGCTTGCTTACTTATTATTTCAAAAATCGAAGAATCACAATCCACTTCTACACCAGCCATCTGCTTATTGTCTATTTGCACGATTGCTTCTGGCTTGACATCTGAAAGGCTTAATTCATTAGTGTCTGACATTTTCTCCAGAGTGTGGTCAGCGTCTTTCTCCAACTGCTCGTGTGTCTGACTCTTCGTAAGAAATTCCTTTTCATGTGTAGGTAATACCATGTTCTCCATGCTTGAAATGATCTCATTTTCATGTAGTTCTCCTTGCTCCTTAGATTTTAAGATGACATCATCAAGAATGTTTTCAACCTCTGCTTGCTTACTTATTATTTCAAAACTAGAAGAATCAAAATCCACTTCTACACCAGCCTTCTGCTTATTGTCTATTGGCACAATTGCTTCTGAGTTGACATCTGAATGGCTTAATTCCTTAGTACGATTCTTTGCTGCCCCTTTGACAATTTTGGACCTTGCTTCTTTAACAGAAACTGTTCCCAACTTCCTTAGTTTAGGAATGTTACTCTCTGAAGGTTTGCAGGGTATGGAGCTTTTCTGCAAGCTGTGTGAACCGGAAGCTTTTACCTGCAAAGCAAAAATAATAGGCATGGACGTGTGATCAATATGTGAGTGTCATTTTATTGATGCATGCTTCTAAATATGATATAGGGAAATGAACATAATAATCATACCTGAGAAAAGAAACCAATGGAGGGAGATGGCTTCCGTAGGCCTGATGATTTTATTGTCCCTGTTTGATGCGTTGTTTGATCCATTCTGGATGGTGGACGTAGTATGGAAACTGGGGTATCCTGTGCAGCAGGTCAAAAATATTTCAAGAGAATAATCAAATAATTTGTAGTTAAATAACAAAAAATACAAAATTGATGGAGTAAAAAATTGAATATTTGAGTAAGTACCCACCGAAAGTTTTCCAGCCTGCTTGGTAAGACTTCTACTAACAGAACACTTGTCAGCCATATCAACTTTAGGGATGCTTGGAACATATGTAGGATTTTTTGACAGGCTAGAGATGCTTGGTGTAGGATTTTTTGACATGCGAGGGATGCTTGGCGTAGGATTTTTTGATAGGCTAGGGATGCTTGGCGTAGGATTTTTTGGCAGGCCTAACATAATAAAAACGAGATCAATAAATTTGGGGACAGAAAAAAGAGGGATTTCACACTTCTGAAGTTAAGAATGCTGAAGTGAGAGATTCATTTTAAACGGAAAAGTGAAAAGTTAGTGATTGATTAAAAAAGCCAATAGTTGAGATTTCGATCATATGCATGTATTTTGACTAACAAACTACAAAGTTGTTTAAATTTCATCGTTGATCTTTGAATTGACTACTATAAAGTACTCACATTTTCCTTCTGAAGTGTATTCCTAGGTTTACAAGAGTTAAATCCAGAAAAAAGGATCAAATACAAACTACAGAACTTACTAGGATGTGCATTCTGATTTCTTTTTGAGGAACCTGAGCTCAACATTCCACTCCTAGTGGTAGTTGCATTTGCAGAAACATTGGATTTTGGTCCTGGTATCCCAGTGATTTTTGACTCTTTACTCGGCATTTTAGCGGTGTCAGTTATTTTTAGTTTTCAAAGGAGTTAAGGTAAGCACTTTCATTATTCAACAGAAATACATACAACTAAATTCCAGCACACACACACTAAAGAGACTCCACTCTGCAACAGTTTGAGTTAACTTCAAATTTATAAAATCACTTCAGCTAAAATAAGATTACAGTTTTTATTCATGAAAGTCTTTATAAAGTTTATAAAAGGTTATGGAGAAATTAAATGAGAAAAGTACCACAAAAAGTAAAGAAGCAGAAATTAATTACAACTTATTCAATATAAACTTTTTCTTTAAAAAACACATAGTTACAGTAAGATTCTTTCTACGTTTTTTCTCATAAGATTCTTCTTGACAAAGCTGACTGTTAATAAATATGCATCTAAACAAGCTTATAAAATCACTTCAGCTAAAATGAGTTTACAGTTTTTATTCATG from Lathyrus oleraceus cultivar Zhongwan6 chromosome 7, CAAS_Psat_ZW6_1.0, whole genome shotgun sequence encodes the following:
- the LOC127100429 gene encoding uncharacterized protein LOC127100429 isoform X13; protein product: MPSKESKITGIPGPKSNVSANATTTRSGMLSSGSSKRNQNAHPSLPKNPTPSIPSLSKNPTPSIPRMSKNPTPSISSLSKNPTYVPSIPKVDMADKCSVSRSLTKQAGKLSDTPVSILRPPSRMDQTTHQTGTIKSSGLRKPSPSIGFFSQVKASGSHSLQKSSIPCKPSESNIPKLRKLGTVSVKEARSKIVKGAAKNRTKELSHSDVNSEAIVPIDNKQKAGVEVDFDSSSFEIISKQAEVENILDDVILKSKEQGELHENEIISSMENMVLPTHEKEFLTKSQTHEQLEKDADHTLEKMSDTNELSLSDVKPEAIVQIDNKQMAGVEVDCDSSIFEIISKQAEVENILDDVILKSKEQGELHENEIISSMENMVLPTREKEFLTKSQTHEQLEKEADHTLEKVSDTKELSLSDVKPEAIMQIDNKQMAGVEVDCDSSVFEIISKQAEVENILDDVILKSKEQGELHENEIISSMENMVLPTHEKEFLTKSQTHEQLEKEADHTLEKVSDTKELSLSDVKPEAIVQIDNKQMAGVEVDCDSSVFEIISKQAEVENILDDVILKSKEQGELHENEIISSMENMVLPTHEKEFLTKSQTHEQLEKEADHTLEKVSDTKELSLSDVKPEAIVQIDNKQMPGVEGDCDSSIFEIISKQAEVENILDDVILKSKEQGELHENEIISSMENMVIPTHENELLKKSQTHEQLEKEADHTLDNKLYDVTSNGDRSSYQEPQSTLFPIMQRTSNTVQNTIGQDEDDQIKGPTGDIPPFKESLILQAEFSGEFKGYKSAKTALLNSSLDDFCKTVPEGSKQGTPCKNTEQVNCGADEFGRYEGDAQGHLLNESLIINCKKTTQSNLDAVSQQLQADQPKALNPSGVEEIGPEKENISDMNSSQPVHVTSLFSKGSPENSILGINDASEDESKIIEIKDCQLPVDDQLGFILRSPVDKECDQVIDSKAIRDRTPEFELDRLSENCITVSASSLADDNNINEDSYLPGFQKSSAVVAVNSQDVHLDSDFLPKVIVSSTEIKEQNLVEDAFEGCGFHSNEHNATNHHIEDMSVNIEGNHDVDGKVELLQINDVDEKAEFLQINDVDEKMELLQINDVEDGNHDVDEKVELLQINDVEDGNHVVLQIKDVDEKVELLQINDVEDENHDVDEKVELLQINGAEDGNRDVDEKVELLQINDVDEMVELLQINDVDEKVELLQLNDVEDGNHDVDEKVELLQINGAEDGNRDVDEKVELLQINGAEDKNRDVDEKVELLQINNVDEKVELLQINDVEDGNHDVDEKVELLRINGAEDGNCDLDENVDLLQINDVDEKVEHLQINDVDEKVEILQINDVEDGNHDVDGKVELLQIIGAEDGNRDLDEKVELLQINDVDEKVELLQINDVDKTVELLQINDVEDGNHDVDEKAELLQINGAEDGNHDVDEKVELLQINGAEDGNHDVDEKVELLQINGADDGNCDVDEKVELLQINDVDEKVELLQINDVEDGNHDVDEKVELLQINGAEDGNHDVEDKVELLQINDAEEGLSDILPLVETQLNMNFFSSEFDSSIEVSEDPFSTAVSLICEKQCSLSENSKLLSSDMLVNKDGNQGVDEKVELLQINGAEEGSLDISPSVEIQLENVISAEFDSSTKVSEDPCLLSEKSKLLASENSIFNATIPQGSEVSSMKLNENAISAELGSSIDVSEGPCLLSEKSKLLASENSIFNATIPEGSEVSSVKLNRNAISADLDSSIQVSEGPFTSAVAWKSEEQCLLSEKSKLLDSDNSIFIETILQGNEVGSVNSESLSDAAVTTVFENDKSPNTDMASQSKDKIDFPEEDNGKIIHLEIDATKTKQEVPIAKPPLNVAPFTEEWLAAIEAAGEEILMMKSGAVQNSPPDKVQNEPNPWSPVKKNQEIGPFDCTKITKHNIQSSDPS